AGCAAGAGCCAGTTCCCGAAACCGCTCATGTGATATGTGAGAGCAAAAGTGGTTAGCGGGACTCTGATGGTTATACAGTGAGACGTCAAAGTCATCGTCCACAAGGCCGCGCTCCTTACAGGTGGTAAACAGCTCAGTGCCGGGATACGGTGTGAATATGCTGTAAGAGACGGCATCGCTGTCTATTGTCTCTATTGCTGTAATGGTATCTTTCAGAGTCTCTTCAGTTTCATCCGGGAAACCTATCATAAAAAATGTCTGCACTTCAATACCATGCGACCGTATCAGCTTAGAGGCATTATAGGCATCTTCTATGGTGATGTTTTTCCGGATTTTTTTCAGCATTTCATTATTGCCGGACTCTATTCCGATTTGAATAACAAAGCAGCCGGCTTTTTTCATTCTGGAGACGATTTCATCATCAATAAGCCTGACATGGATTTCACAGCCCCACTTAATGTCCGGGCAGCAGGCTGAGATGGCATCAGTGAGCTCATATATGTACTTGCGTTGGACACCGAATGTGTCGTCATCAAATCTGATGACGTTAAGGCCAAGTTTTCTGAGTTCTGAGATTTCTGCAGCAACGTTTTCTGGGCTCCGAAATCTAACCTTTGTGCTCCACAGGTAGCGAGAGCCGCAAAACAGACAGTTATTCGGACAGCCCCGTGTGGCAAATATAGATTTAAATGCCGACAGCTGATACTTGTCATAGTCTTTAAGTACATCTTTAGCGCTTTGATGTGGAAACGGCAGTGTGTCAAGGTCCTGGATGTATGCTCTGGGAGGAGTCACCGATATAATCCCGTTTTTTCTGTACATTAGTCCGTTTACCGTGTCAAGGCTTTCTCCGGACTGTAATTTTTTCAGAAAATCAACCAGTGTCTCTTCTCCCTCGCCAACAGCAATGGCATCAATATCCTGGCACTTGAACACATCCTTCCCCACCATTGTGGGATGAGGCCCTCCGACAATTACCACGGTTTTAGGGTTTATGTCCTTAGCTATTTTAGCTACTGTGCGTGCCGAGGCAAAGTTCTGGCTTTTGGTAGTAATCCCTATCACATCCGGGCGGTACGAGGAGATTGTTTTTTTGACCTCCTGCCACACGTTGTATTCAGTGTCTTTTAGGTTATTTAAATAATTTCTGTAGCCTGTGCCAGCCAGAAAACTGACCTGCATGATTTCAGCATTTGGGTTGAAATCGGCATTATAGGCCATAACGTCCCAGTTGGTATCACGTTTTACTGTGGCAGAAAGATAGCCAAGAGAAAGAGGAAATATCTCAAGTGCGTATGTATCCTTGTACAGCCTGTAAAAAGGCGGCTCTATTAATAAGAGTTTTTTACTCATCGGAAAAGACTAACTTATTTTACGGCTTTGTGTCAATTTCATTTGACTGTTAATTCACATTACGACAAAGTCACGTTTTTTTTAGTCAAATTTTGCTAATATATCATACTTGTGGAATTCAAAGTCAAACTCATAGAAAAATACATAGTTAAAGAGATTTTTAACAACTTTGTGTTAAGCCTTCTTGCGTTTAATCTGGTTCTAATGATGGAGAGGATACTGAAGTTCAGTATGCTGCTGTCCGGAGTGGGAGCAACTTTGATGGATTTTGCCGGCATTATAGTGTTGATTCAACCGCAACTGTTTTTGCTGACTATCCCTATGTCTCTAATGGCAGCAGTATTGTTTACCTACGGGAGGCTTAAGTCTGACAACGAGCTTACAATTTTACGCACCTCAGGGATGTCCTTTGTTTCTATTTCAAGACCAGTGTTTGCTTTCGGTATCCTGTGTTTTCTTTTAAGCCTCTTTAACAGCTTTTATCTGGGGCCTGAAACAGCTAAAGAGCTTCGCACAAAAATCACAGAACTGATTACCACAAAATCCCCAAGAGCTATCAGAGAGGGAAATTTCTATTCGCTCTTTAAAGACGTTGTTATACTGGTAAAAAAGAAACCGTCTGAAGACACACTTAACGAGATTTTTATCTACGATAAGAGAGACCCCACCCGTCCCTGCACAATTTTTGCTAAAGAGGGAAAGATATCGGTTTACGCAGGCACTAAAATAGGGTTTAATCTTAAAGAGGGAGAAGTGTATATTACTGATGAGACTGATATAACAAAAATAACCTTTGCTAACTACAATATGATACTGACTATGACCCCTCAGGTCAACTCCCAGATAAGCGAACTGACCCCGTTTGAGGTTCTAAAGAGAGCTAAGGAGACTAAGGGTGAGGAAAGAGTCCAGGTTTTTTTAGAGTTTCACAGAAGACTGGCACTGCCTCTGATTGTGCTTATTCTTAGCGCACTTGCCCCATCAATTGCGTTCCTTTCCAAAAAAACCGGCAGACTAGGTGAGCTAAGCCTTGCCATGGTGGTATTTCTGCTGTATTACAGCAGCCTGATTTATTTTGAGAAACTTGCCCGCACCGGCAAACTCCCACACTATGTAAGCGGATGGCTCCCTCTTACAGCCCTCCTGATTTTCACTTCTGTCTTCTTTATCAGGGCCCTCAGACGATGAAAATCCTCATCCGGCAATATGTTAAGGAGACCGTCTCGGTTATTTTTATAGTCTCGCTTGCACTTTCCTTTTTGATTGCCATGTTTGAGGTTATTGATAAACTTGATAAGCTTGTCAAGTTTTCGCCCGGCTTCAACGATTTTGCCCTGTACTGGGTTTATGTACTGCCAAGGTACTTAAAATATCTGCTCCCTATGGCTGTTCTGATGGCTGTGCTTATCGTCTTTGGCCAGGCGTCTAAGTTAGGTGAACTCGTTGCTGTTAAAGCCTCCGGGGGAAGGTTAAAGAGGCTGTTTCTGCCTGTTATTGTGTTGGCTCTGCTTGTTTCTTTTGTTGATTTTGCCGTTGATGAGCTTATTGCAGCTAAATTTAATTTTTATGCCAACAACCTGCTTTTTAAAATTAAAAATAAAAAACAACGTTTGATTTATAAAACAGAGGATGTCTGGTTTATGGAAAAAAAGGATATGATAATTAATGCCGCTTTATATCAGCCGGAGGATAAATCTCTAAATGATGTCAGCGTGTTTGTAACTAATGGCGGTAAGCTGGTTGAAATAATAAAATCCAAACGCTGCTACTTCAAAGATAACATGTGGGTTATGGATGATGCGTTAAAATATGACCTCCGTACAATGAGTGCTTCAAAAGTCAAAGATTTACATTTTGAAAATTTCAAAACCACTAACATCTATGACGATAGCGTCATGATTTCTGATGAAATGCACTTTTTAGACCTCTACAGATACAATCTTAGGCTGAAAGCCGCCGGTTATAACAACCAGCGGGTGCTGGTTGACTTAAATGCAAAGCTCTCGTATCCGTTTACGTGCATGGTTATGGTGCTTCTGGGTTTAGCCATCTCAGCACGGTTTAAGATGGGAGGTAACATAATTAATGTGGGGCTTTCTATCGCCATAAGCCTGATATACTGGATTTTCTTTGCCATGGCAATATCTTTGGGATATTCAGGGATTTTACCGGCTTTGCTCTCTGCATGGCTGATTCCAGTCTCATTTGGAGCTGTTGCAGCCTATTTTTTTAACAAAATACCGGAATAATTTTACAATATTTGACAATTTAATCAGAATGTTATAACGTATTTATGTTGTGGCAAAGCAGCATAGTAAGCAAGGAGGTGCCTGATGGCGCATGGGATCGGTGCTTTACCTGAAGTACTAAAGGTGGGCACAAACGAGATGGAGCTGGTTGTATTTAAAATGTTTACAAACCGTGAAAGCGGACAGATGGAAACCAGGATATATGGAGTTAACGTAGCAAAGGTGCGTGAGATAATCCCTATGCCTCAGGTAACAACGGTGCCGGATACCCCTAATTACGCTGATTCTATGGCAGAGGTCAGAGGAGAGGTTATTCCAATTGTGGACTTGGGACGATGGATGAAGTTAGTTTTGCCGGATATTGAAATACGGCCAAAAGTGATTGTGCTTGAAATGCTTGGAACAACGGTTGGAATGGTAGTGCATGATGTGGAGAGAATCAGACGGATTAAGTGGGATATGATAAAGCCTCCACCACAGCTTTTGCAATCTAAGCACGGCGGCAAGATAACCGGAGTTACAAAGATAGATGAGGGCGATGGACTTCTTCTTATTCTGGACCTTGAGAGCGTTATACAAGACATTGGGGCATTGGTGCCAAAGGCCGGAATATCAATGGATGATGTACGGAAAATGGAAAAGAAAAAGTTAAGCGGCAATGTTTTAATAGTAGATGATTCATCGGTAGCACGGCGGATTTTAAAAGATACCCTTGAAAACACCGGCTTAAGTATAATGGAGGCAGTGGACGGTAAGCAGGCTCTCAACCTTCTTTTTGATTTTCAGAAAAAAATAGGAGACCAACCCATCGAGAGTTTTATCAACCTGATAATCTCAGACGTTGAAATGCCAGAGATGGATGGCCTCACTTTTACAAAAAACGTCAAGAGCAACCCGTTGTTACAGAAAATTCCAATCATAGTAAACACATCGTTAAGCGGAGCAGAAAACAAGGAAAAAGCCAAGATTGTTGGGGCTGAGGGCTACCTTATAAAGTTTGATGTAGCAAATTTAATATCGGAGGTTTCGCGGTTTTTTAAATAACTGAGGTGACAAACGATGAAAAAAGGACCCATGATAGAAAAGGACAGTTTTGCTCTTATTGGTAAAGAGATGAAGAGGGAGTTTGACCCTTTTCATTTGCCAATAGTGAAGCGAATAATTCATGCCACGGGTGATTTTCAATTTGAAGATACAATAAGATTTCATCCTGATGCAGTAAAAAGCGGTGTGGAGGCAATAAGACGGGGACTGGACATTGTGGTTGATGTTAAAATGGTTGCAGCCGGTATAAACCAAAAAGCGCTTAGTAAATTTGGTGGTAATGTGGTGTGCAGGATTTCAGATGAAGAGGTCGAAGAGACAGCCATGAAGTTTTCATTAACCAGAGCTGAGGCTGCCTTTGAGTTGATTCTGTCTGAGGGTTGTGCTTCAAACATCGGCATAATTGCCATTGGCAATGCACCAACGGCACTAATAAAAACTATGGAAATTATAGATGCGGGAAGGTTCTCACCAGCACTGGTTATTGGCGTACCAGTAGGGTTTGTAAAGGCTGAGGAGTCAAAAGATATGCTTTCCCAAAAAAACTACCCATTTATTACTTGTCTGGGCAAAAAGGGGGGCTCTCCGGTTGCTGCTGCAATCATAAATGCCCTCATTATTCTTGCCTGCGAAAATAAATAAATTTGTCTATAATCCAAGGAGTATTTTGCATTTCCAAAACACTTTAGGAAAAGGAATACTATGGTATTAATAAATGAAATAAATGGAGGAGAGAAATGCTTCAAAACATGAAAACAGGCACACGGTTAGGGCTGGCGTTTGGGATTGTCGTAGTTTTGCTTTTAATAATAGCAATTGTAGGCATAAGCAGGCTTAGCGGACTTAACGGTGATATGTCCGCTGTGGTTAAAGATGAATATCCTAAGGTAGCGTATTGCAACGAAATAACAATAGAAATCCTTCAGATAGCTCGTCATATGCGTAATGTGCTGATAATGGAAAAGAAGGAGGAGATACAAAAGGAACTGGATAAAGTGCAGGATGCAAGAAAGAAGATTGTTGCAGATTTAGACAAACTTACCCTGCTGGTAAAAAGTGAAACGGGCAAGGCTGGACTAAAGGCCATACTTGACGCAAGGGCAGTGTATGTTGTTGGTCAGGAGGATTTTCTAAAGCTTGCGGCAGAGGGCAAACAGGCCGAAGCAAAGGAGTTACTCTTAACTAAGGTAAGGTCATTGCAGCTTACCTATTTAGATGCCGTTGAAAAGTTAAAAAAACACCAGGAGGAACATCTGGATACTGTTGCTAAACAGGCAGATGAGTCCTATAAATCCGCCCGCACTTTAGTCATATCTTTATCTGTAATAGCTATAGTCCTTGCAACAGCAATTGCTCTTTGGATAACTATGACATTATTGAATCAGTTGGGAGGAGAGCCCCACTACATTATGAGTATAGCGGAAAGCATAGCAAACGGAGACCTTACAATTAGGTTAGAGTCCGGTAAAAAAGAAACTGGCATATTTTTAGCTATGAAAACTATGCTTGAAAAATTAACAAGCATAGTGGGAGAGGTAAATGTATCCGCAGATAACGTGTCAACTGGCAGTATGGAGCTTAGCGGCACGGCTCAGGTGATTTCACAGGGGGCAACAGAACAGGCGGCCTCAGTTGAGGAGGTATCCTCGTCAATGCAGGAGATGGCGTCCAACATCAAACAAAATGCCGATAATTCCCAGCAAACAGAGCGTATGGCTGCAAAGGCATCCAAGGATGCAGAAGAAAGTGGAAAGGCTGTTGAGGAGGCGGTTCATGCAATGAAAGAAATTGCAAGCAAAATCTCCATAATAGAGGAAATCGCAAGACAAACCAATCTTTTGGCTCTTAATGCGGCTATTGAAGCAGCCCGTGCCGGAGAGCACGGTAAGGGGTTTGCAGTTGTGGCCTCAGAGGTAAGAAAACTTGCTGAACGCAGCCAGAAAGCAGCCGGTGAAATCAGCACCTTGTCATCCACAACGGTAACGGTCTCAGAAAAAGCAGGAGTTATGCTTAAACAGTTAGTGCCGGATATTCAAAGGACGGCAGAGTTGGTACAGGAAATCAGTGCGGCAAGTAATGAGCAAAATGTCGGAGCCGATCAGATAAACAAGGCTATAACACAGCTTGACCAGGTAATTCAACAAAACGCCTCAGCCTCTGAGGAGATGGCCTCAACCTCTGAGGAGCTGACATCTCAGGCAGAGCAGCTTTCGGCTGCAATTGCGTTTTTCAGAACCAGCGAACAAAGAAGAGCGGCGGCAGCGCCAAAAGCCAAAAAACAACCGCCAAAGTTAGCGCACATAACGCATGAAAAGGCAAGACCCGTTGCAACAAAAACGAAAAGGCTTGAGTTATCCTCAGATAACAAAGATGACAGCGAATTTGAATCATATTAATGCGGAGGTGTTAAATGGCAGAAGAAAACGAAATAATGCAATTTCTTACATTTAAACTGGATGATGAGGTGTTTGCCCTTCACATTGAAAAAATACGTGAAGTGCTGGAATTTACCACTGTTACTAAGATGCCCAGAACGCCGGAGTTTATGCGCGGAGTGATTAACTTGCGCGGCAGTGTTGTCCCCGTTATAGATTTAAAACAGAAATTTGGGATGTCATATACGAAAAAAGCGGTGGACACTTGTGTTGTAATAACAGAGGTTGAGATGGAGGGAGAGAAAATAGTTCTGGGCGCTATGGTTGATAGTGTTAAGGAGGTCATGGAGCTGGAAAAGTCGGCAATAGAGCCACCTCCTAAAATAGGCACGCAGTTAAGCAATGAGTATATCGAGGGCATGGGTAAACAGGATGAGGAATTCATTATAATTTTAGATATAGATAAGATATTTTCCGCTGACGAGTTAACGATGGTTACTGATATGAAAGGACATGTGCCATCTGAGGCTGAACTTGAACTTGCAGCAGTCTGAAATTATTTAATTAGCATTGTGCTGTGGTGTCGTGCTACTACAACTAAAGGAGGAGACTCATAATGGAAAGGAGAGATTTTATTAAGCTTAGTGTTGCAGCAGTTAGTTTTTGCGCTTCAATTCCCAAACTGGTTTTTGCAGATGAGGATTTTGAAGCTGATGTAAAGAAACTTATGGAGGGTAACGAGAGATTTACCAAAGGAGAGTTTAAGAAACATGACTCAAGCTCCGCTAAGCTAAGTGAGCTTTCTAAAGGCCAGCATCCATTTGCCGTTGTAGTGACGTGTTCGGATTCACGGGTTGACCCTGAAATTATCTTTGATGAGGATTTGGGAGAGATATTTGTGATACGTACCGCCGGAAACGTGGTAGATAAAATAGCTCTGGGCAGCATAGAGTATGCTGTTGAACATTTGCACAGCCCAATTGTTGTAGTTGTGGGGCATGAGGGTTGTGGAGCAGTAACGGCTGCTCTTCAGGCAAAGGGCAAGGTGCATGGAAATATCGGCTCAATTGTTGATAAAATCCTGCCCGCTGTTCATACTGCAAAGAAAAAGACAAAATCAGGTGAAGACGTTCTCTATAACGCCATCATTGAAAATGTAAAAAACGTAACTAAAGAAATTTCCACTAAAAGTCCGGTTATCGCTAAGGAACTTAAAGAGGGAAAAGTTAACGTGTTGGGAGCCTATTATGCTATCTCAACAGGAAAGGTTATCAGGGTTTGACCTTTAATTTTGAAGCGCTTTTAGAGGAATCGGTAAAAACCCACGGGCACCTGTGTCCTGGCCAGGTGCTCGGAGTGCGGATGTCGGTTTTAGGGCTAAACTCCGTTGGTATAGATGACCCTCGTGGGGCGCAGAGGAAAGATTTCATCGTCTATGTGGAAATAGACCGCTGTGCCACCGATGCAATACAGTCCGTAACGGGTGCAACGCTTGGGAAACGGACTCTCAAGTTTATGGACTACGGCAAAATGGCAGCGACATTTGTTAATTTAAAAACCGGACGTGCCGTAAGAGTTTTAGCAAGGGAGGATGCCCGCTTTAAATCGGCGGAGTATTTCCCGGATGAAGCTGATATTCATAAAGCCCAACTTCAGGCTTACATGATTATGAAAGATGAGGAGCTTTTTGACGTAATGGATGTCTCAGTAATAATTCCGCCAGAGGACATGCCGGGACGTCCGCTTAAAAGGCTTGAGTGCTCCCTCTGCGGAGAGTTTGTACAAGACCTCAGACATATTGAAAAAGACGGAAAACCCCTCTGTAAGACGTGCTTTCACAATAATGCTTATTATGTGAGAAAAACAAATCCTCACTATTGAGTATTAAATGTCGTACCAAGCAGCATTCAGAAGTATAACAAGGCGGCAAGGAGAAAGCGACGCAGGCGTACTTTAGTACGTTGAGGAGCTTTTGACGCATGCCAACGAAGTTAGACGATTTAATGCGGCTTGGTATGAGTTTTTATTAAATCCATAACTATCTCAAGTACCTTATCTGGAGCCACTTTCAGGGATTCCTTTGATTTCCTGATTTTTATTTCTACTACGTTTTCTTTGAGTCCCTTAGGGCCGATTACAACCTGAAGTGGAATTCCTATGAGATCGGCATCCTTAAACTTTATCCCTGCCCGCTCATCTCTGTCATCTATCAAAACCTCTATTGAGTTAGCGGCAAGCAAATTGTAAATATCGTCAGCCGCTTTTTGGGTTGCAGCATCATTTACATTAAGCGGAAGAATTACAACGCTAAAGGGAGCAATAGAGACAGGCCAGATGATTCCGTTTTCGTCGTGGTTTTGCTCAATTGCAGAGGCTGCAATCCGTGCCGGACCTATCCCGTAGCTACCCATAACTATTGGCTTTTCCACTCCGTCCTTATCAAGATACACTGCACTGAGCGCTTCTGAGTATTTAGTGCCAAGTTTAAAAATATTTCCTATCTCAATAACCTTCTCTATCGTTAGTGGTTTGCCACAGAGTGGACAGCCGTCATTTTCATGCGCCATGTGGATGTCTTTGTAGTCAG
The Nitrospirota bacterium genome window above contains:
- a CDS encoding B12-binding domain-containing radical SAM protein, encoding MSKKLLLIEPPFYRLYKDTYALEIFPLSLGYLSATVKRDTNWDVMAYNADFNPNAEIMQVSFLAGTGYRNYLNNLKDTEYNVWQEVKKTISSYRPDVIGITTKSQNFASARTVAKIAKDINPKTVVIVGGPHPTMVGKDVFKCQDIDAIAVGEGEETLVDFLKKLQSGESLDTVNGLMYRKNGIISVTPPRAYIQDLDTLPFPHQSAKDVLKDYDKYQLSAFKSIFATRGCPNNCLFCGSRYLWSTKVRFRSPENVAAEISELRKLGLNVIRFDDDTFGVQRKYIYELTDAISACCPDIKWGCEIHVRLIDDEIVSRMKKAGCFVIQIGIESGNNEMLKKIRKNITIEDAYNASKLIRSHGIEVQTFFMIGFPDETEETLKDTITAIETIDSDAVSYSIFTPYPGTELFTTCKERGLVDDDFDVSLYNHQSPANHFCSHISHERFRELALAAEKMVDRRNNVKLIKKALSVGTLKAVKDMGLRAAASKGLSFIRNYLNNR
- a CDS encoding LptF/LptG family permease, coding for MEFKVKLIEKYIVKEIFNNFVLSLLAFNLVLMMERILKFSMLLSGVGATLMDFAGIIVLIQPQLFLLTIPMSLMAAVLFTYGRLKSDNELTILRTSGMSFVSISRPVFAFGILCFLLSLFNSFYLGPETAKELRTKITELITTKSPRAIREGNFYSLFKDVVILVKKKPSEDTLNEIFIYDKRDPTRPCTIFAKEGKISVYAGTKIGFNLKEGEVYITDETDITKITFANYNMILTMTPQVNSQISELTPFEVLKRAKETKGEERVQVFLEFHRRLALPLIVLILSALAPSIAFLSKKTGRLGELSLAMVVFLLYYSSLIYFEKLARTGKLPHYVSGWLPLTALLIFTSVFFIRALRR
- a CDS encoding LptF/LptG family permease, yielding MKILIRQYVKETVSVIFIVSLALSFLIAMFEVIDKLDKLVKFSPGFNDFALYWVYVLPRYLKYLLPMAVLMAVLIVFGQASKLGELVAVKASGGRLKRLFLPVIVLALLVSFVDFAVDELIAAKFNFYANNLLFKIKNKKQRLIYKTEDVWFMEKKDMIINAALYQPEDKSLNDVSVFVTNGGKLVEIIKSKRCYFKDNMWVMDDALKYDLRTMSASKVKDLHFENFKTTNIYDDSVMISDEMHFLDLYRYNLRLKAAGYNNQRVLVDLNAKLSYPFTCMVMVLLGLAISARFKMGGNIINVGLSIAISLIYWIFFAMAISLGYSGILPALLSAWLIPVSFGAVAAYFFNKIPE
- a CDS encoding chemotaxis protein CheV, which codes for MAHGIGALPEVLKVGTNEMELVVFKMFTNRESGQMETRIYGVNVAKVREIIPMPQVTTVPDTPNYADSMAEVRGEVIPIVDLGRWMKLVLPDIEIRPKVIVLEMLGTTVGMVVHDVERIRRIKWDMIKPPPQLLQSKHGGKITGVTKIDEGDGLLLILDLESVIQDIGALVPKAGISMDDVRKMEKKKLSGNVLIVDDSSVARRILKDTLENTGLSIMEAVDGKQALNLLFDFQKKIGDQPIESFINLIISDVEMPEMDGLTFTKNVKSNPLLQKIPIIVNTSLSGAENKEKAKIVGAEGYLIKFDVANLISEVSRFFK
- a CDS encoding precorrin-8X methylmutase, which translates into the protein MKKGPMIEKDSFALIGKEMKREFDPFHLPIVKRIIHATGDFQFEDTIRFHPDAVKSGVEAIRRGLDIVVDVKMVAAGINQKALSKFGGNVVCRISDEEVEETAMKFSLTRAEAAFELILSEGCASNIGIIAIGNAPTALIKTMEIIDAGRFSPALVIGVPVGFVKAEESKDMLSQKNYPFITCLGKKGGSPVAAAIINALIILACENK
- a CDS encoding MCP four helix bundle domain-containing protein, whose protein sequence is MLQNMKTGTRLGLAFGIVVVLLLIIAIVGISRLSGLNGDMSAVVKDEYPKVAYCNEITIEILQIARHMRNVLIMEKKEEIQKELDKVQDARKKIVADLDKLTLLVKSETGKAGLKAILDARAVYVVGQEDFLKLAAEGKQAEAKELLLTKVRSLQLTYLDAVEKLKKHQEEHLDTVAKQADESYKSARTLVISLSVIAIVLATAIALWITMTLLNQLGGEPHYIMSIAESIANGDLTIRLESGKKETGIFLAMKTMLEKLTSIVGEVNVSADNVSTGSMELSGTAQVISQGATEQAASVEEVSSSMQEMASNIKQNADNSQQTERMAAKASKDAEESGKAVEEAVHAMKEIASKISIIEEIARQTNLLALNAAIEAARAGEHGKGFAVVASEVRKLAERSQKAAGEISTLSSTTVTVSEKAGVMLKQLVPDIQRTAELVQEISAASNEQNVGADQINKAITQLDQVIQQNASASEEMASTSEELTSQAEQLSAAIAFFRTSEQRRAAAAPKAKKQPPKLAHITHEKARPVATKTKRLELSSDNKDDSEFESY
- a CDS encoding chemotaxis protein CheW, producing the protein MAEENEIMQFLTFKLDDEVFALHIEKIREVLEFTTVTKMPRTPEFMRGVINLRGSVVPVIDLKQKFGMSYTKKAVDTCVVITEVEMEGEKIVLGAMVDSVKEVMELEKSAIEPPPKIGTQLSNEYIEGMGKQDEEFIIILDIDKIFSADELTMVTDMKGHVPSEAELELAAV
- a CDS encoding carbonic anhydrase; translated protein: MERRDFIKLSVAAVSFCASIPKLVFADEDFEADVKKLMEGNERFTKGEFKKHDSSSAKLSELSKGQHPFAVVVTCSDSRVDPEIIFDEDLGEIFVIRTAGNVVDKIALGSIEYAVEHLHSPIVVVVGHEGCGAVTAALQAKGKVHGNIGSIVDKILPAVHTAKKKTKSGEDVLYNAIIENVKNVTKEISTKSPVIAKELKEGKVNVLGAYYAISTGKVIRV
- a CDS encoding formylmethanofuran dehydrogenase; the protein is MSVLGLNSVGIDDPRGAQRKDFIVYVEIDRCATDAIQSVTGATLGKRTLKFMDYGKMAATFVNLKTGRAVRVLAREDARFKSAEYFPDEADIHKAQLQAYMIMKDEELFDVMDVSVIIPPEDMPGRPLKRLECSLCGEFVQDLRHIEKDGKPLCKTCFHNNAYYVRKTNPHY